Proteins found in one bacterium genomic segment:
- the smpB gene encoding SsrA-binding protein SmpB, with translation MPASATDDDLRPVATNRRARHEYWVEETHETGIALTGTEVKSLRAGRVNMADAFARVDGGEVWLHHLHISPYEQGNVHNHEPMRTRKLLLHRREIVRLGARVQQRGYTLVPLRIYFRRGIAKVELGLARGRHVYDKRERIAERDAQRRIARALGAREPRVAGRSR, from the coding sequence ATGCCGGCGTCCGCGACCGACGACGACCTTCGCCCGGTGGCCACGAACCGGCGTGCGCGCCACGAGTACTGGGTTGAAGAGACGCACGAGACCGGCATCGCGCTGACCGGCACCGAAGTCAAGTCGCTTCGCGCCGGCCGCGTGAATATGGCCGACGCCTTCGCGCGCGTGGACGGGGGGGAGGTCTGGCTGCACCACCTTCACATCAGTCCGTACGAGCAGGGCAACGTCCACAACCACGAGCCGATGCGGACGCGCAAGCTGCTGCTGCACCGCCGGGAGATCGTGCGCCTCGGCGCGCGGGTCCAGCAGCGGGGGTATACGCTCGTCCCGCTGCGCATCTATTTCCGCCGCGGTATCGCCAAGGTGGAATTGGGCCTCGCCCGGGGCCGGCATGTCTACGACAAGCGCGAACGCATCGCCGAGCGCGACGCGCAGCGCCGGATTGCCAGGGCCCTCGGGGCGCGCGAGCCCAGGGTGGCGGGACGGAGCCGCTGA
- a CDS encoding LysE family translocator, with product MPPWSALALYVPVALVMAFTPGPATLFVLSRASSQGRRAGLLSAAGLLTGTLALVALAAAGLTGVLAAAPLAFDVVKSAGAAYLIYLGLRVVTAAKGPAASLPAALETVRSSGRLYRDGVLTELFNPKAALFYASVLPQFVDARRPDVPLQMFVLGAIFVVFGAVSLGLIAVFAGSLRARVLGRGVAQTVTRWVSGGILMALGLRLATSRVR from the coding sequence ATGCCGCCGTGGAGCGCGCTGGCGCTCTACGTTCCGGTCGCGCTCGTGATGGCGTTTACCCCGGGCCCGGCCACGCTGTTTGTGCTGAGCCGCGCGTCGTCCCAGGGCCGCCGCGCCGGACTGCTGTCGGCCGCCGGCCTCCTCACGGGGACGCTGGCGCTCGTGGCGCTGGCCGCCGCCGGTCTCACCGGCGTGCTCGCCGCGGCGCCCCTGGCCTTTGACGTCGTCAAGAGCGCCGGCGCGGCGTACCTAATCTACCTCGGGTTGCGGGTCGTGACCGCCGCGAAGGGCCCGGCTGCATCGCTCCCCGCCGCCCTCGAAACCGTGCGCTCGAGCGGCCGCCTGTACCGGGACGGCGTCCTGACCGAGCTGTTCAATCCGAAGGCGGCGCTGTTCTATGCCTCGGTTCTGCCGCAGTTCGTGGACGCCCGGCGCCCGGACGTGCCGCTGCAGATGTTCGTCCTCGGCGCGATCTTCGTCGTCTTCGGCGCCGTCTCGCTCGGACTGATCGCGGTGTTCGCCGGCTCGCTTCGCGCGCGTGTCCTGGGCCGCGGCGTCGCGCAGACCGTGACGCGCTGGGTGTCCGGCGGCATTCTCATGGCGCTCGGCCTGCGGCTCGCCACGAGCCGCGTTCGCTAA
- a CDS encoding PaaI family thioesterase: MDRDAPRDAGWCFACGQANPIGLRLRFEEAGDEIRAVFTPGPQYQGYAGVLHGGIVAAALDDAMANLFHRRGRETLTAKLEIRYRREAPIGEPLVVSAKTTGERGRLFTAEATLALADGTRLAEARGTFVRDA, translated from the coding sequence GTGGATAGGGACGCTCCGCGCGACGCCGGGTGGTGTTTTGCGTGCGGGCAGGCCAACCCGATCGGCCTCCGGCTGCGATTTGAAGAGGCCGGCGACGAGATCAGGGCCGTGTTCACGCCCGGCCCCCAGTACCAAGGGTACGCGGGGGTGCTCCACGGCGGCATCGTGGCCGCCGCGCTCGACGACGCGATGGCCAACCTCTTCCATCGGCGCGGCCGGGAAACGTTGACGGCCAAGCTCGAGATCCGCTACCGTCGCGAGGCGCCGATCGGCGAGCCGCTGGTCGTCAGCGCGAAAACCACGGGCGAGCGGGGCAGGCTCTTCACCGCCGAGGCCACCCTCGCGCTCGCGGACGGGACCCGCCTCGCCGAAGCCCGCGGCACGTTCGTGCGGGATGCCTGA
- a CDS encoding MogA/MoaB family molybdenum cofactor biosynthesis protein, translating into MSAERRLHGVRCGILTASDRVSRGQGKNESGQYLVRTLETEGADVLAHVVVPDDLDTIARSLADMADSLHLDLVLTTGGSGLAPRDVTPEATLRILERQVPGIPEAARIATAARTPLAMLSRSVAGIRGRTLIINLPGSPKGAREWMEVILPVLRHAIELLQERRLEWGREHRP; encoded by the coding sequence GTGAGCGCCGAACGGCGGCTCCACGGAGTTCGCTGCGGCATTCTCACCGCGAGCGACCGGGTCAGCAGGGGACAGGGCAAGAACGAGAGCGGACAGTACCTGGTGCGGACCCTCGAAACCGAGGGCGCCGACGTCCTGGCCCACGTGGTCGTCCCGGACGATCTCGACACCATCGCGCGGTCGCTGGCCGACATGGCGGATTCCCTGCACCTGGACCTCGTGCTCACGACAGGCGGCAGCGGCCTGGCCCCACGGGACGTGACGCCCGAGGCGACGTTGCGGATCTTGGAGCGGCAGGTCCCCGGCATCCCGGAGGCCGCGCGCATCGCGACCGCGGCGCGGACGCCGCTGGCGATGCTGTCGCGGTCGGTCGCGGGAATCCGAGGCCGGACCTTGATCATCAATCTGCCCGGCAGCCCGAAGGGTGCGCGGGAGTGGATGGAGGTTATTCTGCCCGTGTTGCGGCACGCCATCGAGTTGTTGCAGGAACGCCGGCTCGAGTGGGGCCGCGAGCACCGGCCGTAG
- the moaC gene encoding cyclic pyranopterin monophosphate synthase MoaC — MTTDRRGRAALTHVGRRGARMVDVGHKRETAREAVARGEVGMRASTLRMITEGVARKGDVLTVAQVAGIASAKRTWELIPLCHPIPMTGIAVTLTPDAARGRLVIEARVRTRGRTGAEMEALVAVATAALTVYDMVKAVERGVVIDGIRLVRKSGGKSGPYLWNGRGARATR, encoded by the coding sequence ATGACGACGGACCGACGCGGGCGGGCCGCGCTGACGCACGTGGGCCGCCGGGGCGCGCGCATGGTCGACGTGGGGCACAAGCGGGAGACTGCGCGCGAAGCCGTCGCCCGGGGCGAAGTCGGCATGCGGGCGTCGACCCTGCGCATGATCACGGAGGGCGTCGCGCGCAAGGGCGACGTGCTGACGGTCGCGCAGGTCGCCGGCATCGCCTCGGCCAAGCGGACGTGGGAGCTCATTCCGCTCTGCCATCCGATTCCGATGACCGGCATCGCCGTGACCCTCACGCCCGACGCCGCGCGCGGGCGGCTCGTGATCGAGGCGCGCGTCCGGACCCGCGGCCGCACCGGCGCGGAGATGGAAGCGCTGGTCGCCGTCGCGACGGCGGCGCTCACCGTCTACGACATGGTGAAGGCGGTCGAACGGGGCGTGGTGATCGACGGGATCCGCCTGGTGCGAAAGTCCGGCGGGAAGTCGGGCCCTTATCTCTGGAACGGCCGCGGAGCGCGGGCGACGCGGTGA
- a CDS encoding ABC-F family ATP-binding cassette domain-containing protein, with amino-acid sequence MPLVSAVNLAKSYAGVPVLGAVSFALEPGEKAGLVGRNGAGKTTLLRLLAGLDAPDGGQIVVRPGAAVGYLPQVPAVEDTLTLWEEAASAFATVRRAERRLREAETHLALPEVHGDEARLAAVLDEYGRLRDLFERTGGFTYEAEIRRTLAGLGFTEDQWGRPLASMSGGQRARAALARLLLAAPDLLLLDEPTNHLDLDALEWLQAFLQNFGGAVLVVSHDRYLLDAVTTRTLDLEGGRTEDYSGAYTAYVAEREARRARQQELFVRQQEEIARLEEYVRRNRAGQKSRQAKSREKRLAKIERVEAPRTTRGPAFRLESPRRGPQVVVRLRGLAKRFGDTAVLSGVALEVRRGERLGVIGPNGAGKTTLLRIIAGLEPPSAGLVEVGPGVRVGYFAQHAEDTLDLDATVLEAVLGDRPLSPEQVRRVLGRFLFSGETVYKRVGDLSGGERRRVALARLVLDRPDVLLLDEPTMHFDLPSLEALEHALLAFEGAMLLASHDRYLLDHVAGRLLIVDAGGVREVPGPYHAYRDALSAGAGSRAAPAPELSAPPEAPAALRSPVPRSTVDGRPAGRRPPEGEGRGPRRAAPPDAAADIHSVLDRVASLEEEQHDLSRLMGDPELYRDGTRARETVRRYEEVNAELESLYALLTAGDYGVSQDAREP; translated from the coding sequence ATGCCCCTCGTCAGCGCGGTGAATCTGGCCAAGTCGTACGCCGGCGTCCCGGTGCTCGGCGCCGTGTCGTTTGCGCTCGAGCCCGGAGAGAAGGCCGGCCTCGTCGGCCGCAACGGCGCCGGCAAGACGACGCTGCTGCGATTGCTGGCCGGCCTGGACGCGCCGGACGGCGGACAGATCGTGGTCCGTCCGGGCGCCGCGGTGGGCTACTTGCCGCAGGTGCCCGCCGTGGAGGACACGCTCACGCTGTGGGAGGAAGCCGCCTCGGCGTTTGCCACGGTGCGGCGCGCCGAACGCCGGCTGCGGGAGGCCGAGACGCATCTTGCCTTGCCGGAAGTGCACGGCGATGAAGCGCGTCTCGCGGCGGTGCTCGACGAGTACGGGCGCCTCAGGGACCTCTTCGAGCGGACCGGCGGCTTCACGTACGAGGCCGAGATTCGCCGGACCCTCGCGGGGCTGGGATTCACGGAGGACCAGTGGGGACGCCCGCTCGCGTCCATGAGCGGCGGCCAGCGGGCGCGGGCCGCGCTCGCGCGCCTCCTGCTCGCCGCCCCGGACCTGCTGCTGCTCGATGAGCCGACGAACCACCTCGACCTGGATGCGTTGGAATGGCTGCAGGCGTTCCTCCAAAATTTCGGCGGCGCGGTGCTCGTGGTGAGCCACGACCGCTATCTCCTCGATGCCGTGACGACCCGGACGCTGGACCTCGAGGGCGGCCGAACCGAAGACTACTCCGGAGCCTACACCGCGTACGTCGCGGAACGCGAGGCGCGGCGGGCACGGCAGCAGGAGCTGTTTGTACGGCAACAGGAAGAGATCGCGCGGCTCGAGGAGTACGTGCGCCGCAATCGCGCCGGGCAGAAGAGCCGGCAGGCCAAGTCCCGCGAAAAGCGGCTGGCCAAGATCGAGCGGGTCGAGGCGCCGCGGACGACGCGCGGGCCGGCGTTCCGCCTCGAATCACCCCGGCGCGGGCCGCAGGTGGTGGTGCGGCTGCGCGGCCTCGCGAAGCGGTTCGGCGACACCGCCGTCCTCTCCGGCGTCGCGTTGGAGGTGCGCCGGGGGGAGCGACTCGGCGTCATCGGGCCGAACGGCGCGGGCAAGACGACGCTGTTGCGCATCATCGCGGGCCTCGAGCCTCCGAGCGCCGGCCTCGTGGAGGTCGGTCCCGGCGTGCGGGTCGGCTATTTCGCGCAGCATGCCGAAGACACGCTCGACCTCGACGCGACCGTGCTGGAGGCCGTGCTGGGCGACCGGCCCCTCTCGCCCGAGCAGGTGCGCCGGGTCCTCGGCCGGTTTCTCTTCTCCGGTGAGACGGTCTACAAGCGGGTGGGCGATCTCAGCGGCGGCGAGCGGCGCCGCGTCGCGCTCGCCCGGCTCGTGCTCGACCGGCCCGACGTGCTGCTGCTCGACGAGCCGACCATGCATTTCGACCTGCCGTCGCTCGAGGCCCTGGAGCATGCCCTCCTGGCATTCGAAGGCGCGATGCTGCTGGCCTCGCACGATCGGTACCTGCTGGATCACGTGGCGGGGCGGTTGCTGATCGTGGATGCGGGCGGCGTGCGCGAGGTGCCCGGACCCTATCACGCCTACCGGGACGCGCTGTCGGCCGGCGCGGGGTCGCGCGCGGCGCCGGCGCCCGAGCTTTCGGCACCCCCGGAGGCGCCCGCGGCGCTGCGGTCCCCGGTCCCGCGGAGCACGGTCGACGGGCGGCCCGCGGGCCGCCGTCCGCCGGAGGGAGAGGGGCGTGGACCGCGCCGCGCCGCGCCGCCGGACGCTGCGGCCGATATTCACAGCGTGCTCGACCGCGTCGCCTCGCTCGAGGAAGAGCAGCACGACCTGAGCCGTCTGATGGGGGATCCCGAATTGTACCGCGACGGGACACGCGCGCGGGAGACCGTGCGCCGCTACGAGGAGGTCAACGCCGAGCTCGAGTCGCTGTACGCGCTCCTGACGGCCGGGGACTACGGCGTGAGCCAGGACGCGCGGGAGCCATGA